From a region of the Triticum aestivum cultivar Chinese Spring chromosome 7D, IWGSC CS RefSeq v2.1, whole genome shotgun sequence genome:
- the LOC123165306 gene encoding histone H2B.3-like, with product MAPKAEKKPAAAEKTPAAEKTTAGKKPKAEKRPPKSKEGGADKKKKKAKKSVETYKIYIFKVLKQVHPDIGISSKAMSIMNSFINDIFEKLAGESAKLARYNKKPTITSREIQTSVRLVLPGELAKHAVSEGTKAVTKFTSS from the coding sequence ATGGCCCCCAAGGCGGAGAAGAAGCCGGCTGCCGCGGAGAAGACCCCGGCGGCCGAGAAGACCACggccgggaagaagcccaaggccgAGAAGCGGCCCCCGAAGTCCAAGGAGGGCGGCgctgacaagaagaagaagaaggccaagaagagcgtggagacgtacaagatctacatcttcaaggtgctgaagcaggtgcacCCGGACATCGGCATCTCCTCCAAGGCCATGTCcatcatgaactccttcatcaacgaCATCTTCGAGAAGCTCGCCGGCGAGTCCGCCAAGCTCGCCCGCTACAACAAGAAGCCAACCATCACGTCCAGGGAGATCCAGACCTCCGTACGCCTCGTCCTCCCCGGCGAGCTCGCCAAGCACGCAGTGTCCGAGGGCACCAAGGCCgtcaccaagttcacctcctcctAG